A segment of the Vanessa cardui chromosome 22, ilVanCard2.1, whole genome shotgun sequence genome:
GATTCAAGACCAGACTCGTGAAAACCCTGGGCAGAATACTAGTCGAGGCTGACAAGGAACACATACAAAATACGTCAGATGATAATAGataaaccaaatatttaaaaattaaattgttttttttttcaatcccTTATGGCCAGTGACATTTCGAAACAGTCAATTTTTTATgcgataaaaatatacaaatatattgctTTAGCCTGattatttattgcaaaacacatatatacttttttcgGAGATTATGAGCGAAGGATTTTCATATATAAGTGGGAACTTCTTTTTACTAATATTGCCATATGCCAATtctactgtctgtctgtttgtaagtttgtttctctttcacggccaaatcATTATTAAGAAAGCTTGAGCTCCAAGCCTGACACTTGACGAGTAATATCTAAATTTGTGCGATAATTAATAAGAATTGAAATAGTGTACTATAaagtttgtattataaattttaaaaaaaaaactagtattcCGCGAACTACGCGATAAGTTCAGTGAGAATTACGATTTCCTTCCtatgttttgataatatatCGACAATAGCATTAAATCACAGTAACatgattcaatttaaataaaatttagacaataatataaatgtgtcgattttttaaattgattcgaTTCGGGTTCTACAGTATTGCCACTTCAAGATATAAATCAAGAATTAGAATAGAGTGCGCGCCTGGCTTCGTTGTGGTATATTACCAAATACTTGCAGTAACAAAATACCACGCAAAATGACCTAAGTCTCAAAACCCATGTACTTTGAAAGCTAAAGCAAACAATACTTCCTGAAATTACTTATCTAGAggtttaaaacaaattcaaatattttattttaagccgtggagtaatacaaaaataataattaaatatatattaaaaagcgCTGTATAAATGTCGCCTTTCAAAcaatgtagtatatttttttataattaattcatatttcaaattttgaaaaGTAGGTAAaactaagtaaaaaaaaaagtactgaCTTTCTAGCCGGCTTTTTTCCGTGGAATGTGCAatccaaattaattttgtaaaattacgattcaaaagtgctgtaGAAGAACacttgattattaaataatattttaactttttgagTATTACCTGTTTCGTATGCTTATTATgtgtggttttatttttttaattaaaaagcataAACGCGTGGCCGTAAtctaaaactttacaataaagttCGCACATTGATAAGGAAAACAGTTATGTATGATTAAATTAGTAATGGTCATTATTTTGAAcgctattttgttttataatattatatatgcttgttgttgaatttttatgtgttttataaaaCCGATAACTATTTTACTATCGTTTAATTAAGACAGAACATAGCTTTTctcttgtatttaaaattaatatttagaaatcACAAGAACTATTTGAAAGCCAATATAAGATTAATCATTGGTTTTGTTCGCTAATTATAGCGACAGTTTTTTGTATACTCTTTGCGTAAGGAGTGTACGGGCATTTTTGTAGTATCCCTCAAATTTTAtgaactaattatatataattatattgtttaatctaTAGAGGGCTCTGTTGGAACTAATTTGAAGAAATGCGCTTATTAATAACGTTCGTTTcttttattagaatttaaaaagaGAGATTTGTCTAACTATGTAAATCAGTCTACatactacataaaaaaaaaagctttttaagCTTTTATCAactaaaacattgttttaataagaTCTAATGAGATGTTTCATCTTATAAACatgttgttaatataatatgatattaaacattaattatatttctggAATCAGATTTTTTACAGTTTTGTGGCTGCTACTTCTTGTTGACAACCGTATTTATGAGATACTTAACacaactataatattttatatcttgaCTCCATAAACCAACTTTGTGTCGTAACTCTGTATTTGTTATGACACTGACGTTTTACATGtcaaaaatgtctaaaaatcTCAAATTAATGTTAGAACTTAGAAACTGAACTTTCAATTTAATCATTTCAAGTTTTCAACTGCTCATTCATAGTTCACACTGCCTTGCTTATTtcctattaatataaattataaaaccaaaCTTACACAGTTGAAATCAATGTATGACTttgataaacaaacaaacagaaaaatGAGAACcggtttaaattataaatagggTTTTCCCAGTTGCCGATTGTTGACCGTGACGTCTGCGGACATAGTCACAGACGAAGTACATTTAAGTTAAGTCAATTTCAATTGCCCAGTCTCGCTCGTGATGCCTTTAACATGAGTTACGCGAATTAAATAACGaacattttaagtaaataaagacaggaagaaatttaataaattgttttaaaataaaaaaaatatatcaaaatgcgTGATCCTGTAACAttgttgtgtttaatttttttaactctGTGTAGTAGTCAAAAGTCCGTTgatgtgataaataaaaaccttcATTCAGGTTTGACGGAAAAAATTGGAAATTTTTCCATGGAACTACTTTATTTTACGGCGGAATCGCAGCCTAAAGGTACAAATTTGATTATCTCACCGATCACAGTGTGGACTGTGCTGGCTGTGATAGCCGAGGGTGCGAGCGGCGAAACACTAAAACAAATCTGTCAGGCTTTGAGAATATTACCAAAACGGAGAGCAGCTGTGAGAAAAGAATATCAAAATATCGCTCAATGGCTCCAAGTCAATACAACCACAGTGGAACTGCAGAAGTTCAATGCTTTATTCGTCGATGGAGGAAGTTTTCCTTTAATAGATTTCCAAAATTCAGCAAAAGAATATGATACTAGAATGATAGGTGTTAATTTTACAGACTCTAATGTAACAGCACAGTTGATCAATGCAGCGATATCAACTGTGACAAAAGGTCGTATATCCAAGCTGGTAGAGAGCAGTGACTTGGATAATGccaacttaattttaataagtgcaTTGTATTTTAAAGGACAGTGGACGGTACCATTCAATGCATCATTAACCAAACGTGAAAACTTCTATGATAGTCATGGGAATAAATTGGGTCAGGTTAATATGATGTACAATCGTCACACATACCCATTTGCCAATATTGAGTCATTACAAGCGCGTGTGATAGAGATTCCATATGGACAATATAATCGTTTGTCTATGCTTATCATGTTACCTAACACAGGTGTGTCAAtaaatcaaatgttttataatttagcaAACATCTCTTTTGATGCGGTGTTCGAAGAACTGAAAGTTTCAGTAGAAGAATATGCTGATGATGAAGTCGATTGCTTTATACCCAGATTTAAAATAGAGTCAAGTCTTACCTTAACGGATTCCCTCAAAAAAATGAATATCAGGGATTTATTTGACCAAAGAAATGCAAGATTACCGTTGATGACACGTGTACCTGTTCATGTTTCTAAAATCATACATAAGGCAGAAATAGAAGTAACGGAAGAAGGAACAACGGCATCAGCGGTAACTGGTGCGGAATTTTCTAATCGAATTGGCATTACAAGGTTTGAAGCGAACAGACCATTCTGCTACTTGATCATAGAAAAAGTGACTAATTCAATAGCATTTGGTGGTTTCTACCACACACCgtcattgtattaattaaataaagtacattcTAAAATTTCAAGTGAATGACCGAGCTGTGCAAAGCTGGGATTCATGTTTTGTATTCTATTGCTCGAATTAAAATGACAAAACTTTGATATAATGTTATagcaatgttaaaaatattttaataataatgttaagaataaatgttatgtttattagtATGTGTTGAATctcttacttttaattatttatttgtctgaaTAGAGAGATGCCATACTTTTGGAAAATCAGCCAATCATTGACTCATAAGCTTGGTaactattacaatttaattaatttatattggaaatatttaataagcatCACTAACATAATCTATGCATTCAGATACAAATATTGAAGTTAcccaaaatgtatgtatgtatcaaaTGCACCCatgcatttttaatatgattttttttttaaattgtaaatgaatGCAATGAAATTATCTTAACAGataacaaaatgtttaatgagtattaatttttaataatttaaatagatacatttttaaaacttttccaggtaatgttattttattacgtaaattgttatataaattctaAACAATAAAATTGCAGCATTAAAAAGTGTATAAGGAGACAATTAATATGTGATAatgatattatgtaatgtttaatagttcattctttaattaaatgcCGCCTATACACGACAGGTCAAACTCGCAACAGCAGAATAGTTTACAAACAACTAGGTCTCTTAAGTCATTATATTCCTTAAcactctatatatttataattttattattttttattgttaaaacattaaaaaaacgaaattataaaaaaaatacatattggttgtttttattattacttcagtatatacagataaaattaattaattggtgCTGTTGAAATAATTCgaccaaaataaatatattaaatagaaaatagatTTAACTTCATTACAATTGAATCAAAGAAAAGACAACGAATGCGTAAAGTGGTAAAATTTGATGTCTGCTGATGTATCAAcagaatttttatataaacctaAATTATAACATCTTACTAATATAACTACTATAAACAAAAGTCTCATAATCATAtccgatatattatatacattagatGTTAGTATAATCATACGAATATCTAATGTACCTAtacaggcccgccgctagctgttttgtcgcccgcgtgcaatacctatttTGCCGCCCTTTTTtgctgcaaaaacgcataccactattcctccacatgaggtggggggcggggtgtataTCTGCTAAAAAACAtgtaggctcacctctgcggagttccacttcctagggagttctcagggtacagaaacccttaaccatgggacacttatggcgggaggagaagacatccatagcgaagactccttctactggtcttcttcggcgaagcgggtcagcagcactgttcccactgtcccgtaagataagagccttgttacgagcattaagggagtccaaccaaataggtgtattttccgtccaagtacagaatcagcaaacaaatcccataccattgcatcaaggtgtgagacgaggggacgttatttcccccaaattgtttactaattcaatggaggatatgttcaagacgctgaactggaaaggacgtggcatcaacatcaatggcgaatacatctctcactgaagatttgcagacgcttgctgattcttctatgcgtatcggcctacggatgaacttgcataaaaccaaggtcatgttcaatgaacatattctaccggaatcgattgcgatacacggtaccgtcctcgaagttgttcaaaaatatatctaccatgggcagactttgcgattagttagaaacaaccttgaggacgaggtgaatagaagaattcagctgggttgggcagcgtttgaaaaattacgtcgaatctttacatcgtcgatcccacagtgccttaagacgaaagtcttcaactagtgcgtcctacccgtcatgacatacggagccgaaacgtggaaactcacggcaaggccggtccaccagtttaaagtcgctcagcgtgctatggcaagggctatgctcggcgtttctctgcgggatcgcatcagaagaaatgaggcgatccgccatagaaccaaagtcatcgacatagcccaccggattaataagctgaagtggcactgggcgggccatatttgtcgcagaaccgataaccgttggggacaacgtgttctagagtggagaccgcgtctcggcaaacgtagtgtaggacgtccacgggcacggtggagtgatgactaacgcaagacggctggtaggagctgtatgcgagtagcccaagaacgatctcagtggcgtgcaattggagaggactggacatatccagcagtgaccggaaatgggctggattggattagatttatttatttacaataaataaaaaatacaatgccatagagcgcacgcaggcaaggttTTTGGTTtgctcatcaatgccaacgaAGGAGGacctcctacgttggcattgatgagctttaagctgagttggacaaaatgttgcacgaagctccatccaggatgaggcccagatccttcatatgtgtctgcgccttaattgccgtctcttggagggcggtagacgcccctcgaggagacctcagcaaggaccgtggattaggaggccctccgttttagttagagaaaccatcaagaccagcatctcgatttgatccaccgtgagcgacactccgactttagggccgccatctgaaaggttcgtcccgtcaccgtgacacaacacacccatcccgggcgaggtcggtgcccgcaggagccagtcaaaccaacttcaaacgccggacaagtcgtccatcgccccctcccaaaggatcacctgatcctggaggtatgccccaacggccttctgagataggaaggcaactcgtgatatcgaaatggtcctatggtctcgaaaggaagacggcgagcttgaagtctagcgaatatctgctgatgttaagtaaaaatataaatataaaatataaaaaaggcatgggcctatgagcccgtggatgccgtaaattaaattaagaaaaaaagaaaggaagactattgaagtcgttcgccacgtccagtgataccgttaggactacgttcccttggaccaccgcctctattgtccgggtcttcagggtgttttagggcatcgataGTTGAATGACCCGCCCTTTTTCCCGGAAATAGCAGTCAGATcagtcgcaggagatctggcggtagttattccgtaacaggagcgccgtatgttcggagcttccctcgcaaaccacgatagggacgcccctttgctctctgtttacttaacgccttttctaactcttttttcaactgacgatgtgcagtccacaggtgtacctctaagtttccgttgagcacgttgcgcctgcgacagcgaacatatgccctccgcgcccggtttaacggtgcccgtagctctgctatttcgagcgaccaccaatataacttacgacgtgatacccttcaagccgccctacgacaacgcgctactacaagtaacggatacctaatctaccaattgataaggaagcttaaaggggattttcctaacttcgacagtactgtttttcataggataacagacgcaggacttttaactttactgagtgcgatatttttcgatgctttgaataatttattttacttaaggatttgtgggaattataataatgacttgaattaggtacgtgatgtattgctcaatttgccgccctctggacgtgccgcccgcgtgcggtgcacgcgtcgcacccccgcttacggcggccctgtacctatataatatgtcggataagttattttaattttacgttaaaaaattatgaattcgAAAAATtaacgtgatttttttttacagttagGTATGGacaaaactaatatattttaatatatacagagATAAGATTGACAGTCTATGCacatttgattttgaaaaaaccTTCTTTTAAACATGTGGCAAACGAATAATGAATAAAtgcttgaatttaaaaaatgcaataatgtataatatactatCGAACTGTTATCATAAACACTGATATAAATCAATCTTCATGCTTTGTCATGGGAAATAAAACGAAATCGAATAAAATCAAACAtggatgttattttaataaacaaatgaacaGCATTCGATTTGCTGAAATGATGATTTAAACTGTAATCCCTGTATGTTAAAAaaggtacaatatattttattaacataagaattaataacattaaatgcttaaatatatacaaatatgaactaaaactagttactatataaatcttgaccgcgtggaatagtgacaagaatgctagcagcatttccccgttgaatcgcaattccgatcctctgggcaaaaaacgaaccagccctcctgtcaccagtggaggcaatgaggcgaggtgttatacttaatacttttgatgaagttttttgcaccactactccaagggccaagcgtttcgacagtgaatagaacaaaaaaataataataatacacgaatatttagttctttttttgcttcagctttttccgcagcggcaccggctttTAACATTGTGTCCCGGATATGAGACGGGACTaacaaatctatattatttatatatatagatattataattatttatttatctatatttagatatgtttagtatatttactttaatataattctgcTAAAATCATACACGTGGGTCAAATTACACAATCTAGAAGCAAAAACCTATTCTTTTGTCTTTTTATCATTGATACGGATGTCTTTTTTTTGGCTCATTATGTAACaggcaaaaaatataatttattatcaggGGGAAAGTAATagatgataattattttgatattaatgtgGATTTTAATGTAACCTAAACTTATTCTAAAGGCAATTTCTTtgcatttaagttttatttctattttttataggtCTGAAGCTCCTCACTAGTTTTAAAAAGAGAAGATGAAATTACTACTTAACTGTtatattcacttttttttatatggaataagTACCTTCATTCATTGATTATCTAGAATctaataaatacattgttatCGTGGGAAGTTTGTCGTAAGTGATGGAAAACTCGACTACTTTAGTATCTTTAGAAAAACATGTTTTTCCAATGATATAGTAGGACGATAAATGCGCCTACAATGCACCTACTTCAGTTCACTGCCACCCATAAACAAtgtagctgtaagaaataccatttcttacagcgccattgcaACCAACCCtgtaaactaagatgttatggcccttgtgcttgtagttacataAGCTAACTTACTCTCAAACTGTAACACACCAATACTGTATACTACTGCTTGAcagaagaatatctgataagtaggATTAAACCAGACGgacctgcacaaagccctaccactaagtaaacaTGATCATATACACTAACTCTAAGAGTCT
Coding sequences within it:
- the LOC124539339 gene encoding serine protease inhibitor 77Ba-like codes for the protein MRDPVTLLCLIFLTLCSSQKSVDVINKNLHSGLTEKIGNFSMELLYFTAESQPKGTNLIISPITVWTVLAVIAEGASGETLKQICQALRILPKRRAAVRKEYQNIAQWLQVNTTTVELQKFNALFVDGGSFPLIDFQNSAKEYDTRMIGVNFTDSNVTAQLINAAISTVTKGRISKLVESSDLDNANLILISALYFKGQWTVPFNASLTKRENFYDSHGNKLGQVNMMYNRHTYPFANIESLQARVIEIPYGQYNRLSMLIMLPNTGVSINQMFYNLANISFDAVFEELKVSVEEYADDEVDCFIPRFKIESSLTLTDSLKKMNIRDLFDQRNARLPLMTRVPVHVSKIIHKAEIEVTEEGTTASAVTGAEFSNRIGITRFEANRPFCYLIIEKVTNSIAFGGFYHTPSLY